The Cuculus canorus isolate bCucCan1 chromosome 5, bCucCan1.pri, whole genome shotgun sequence genome window below encodes:
- the PPP4R4 gene encoding serine/threonine-protein phosphatase 4 regulatory subunit 4 isoform X2 gives MRPVGSDMDFSQSNLFGYIEDLQELTIIERPVRRSLKTPEEIERLTVDEELSDIERAVYLLSSGQDIQGTSVVANLPVLMRQNPAETLRRVVPKIREVLHVAGVEMQLTAAVSFLTVLQEESVSIHTYSHSFLHIILQNLEHRDTGVSNAWLETLLAVIEALPKETVRHEILNPLVSKAQLSQTLQSRLVSCKIMGKLANKFEAHIIKREILPLVKSLCQDVEYEVRTCMCRQLEHIAQGIGTELTKTVVLPELVELARDEDSSVRLAAFETLVNLLDMFDADDRSQTVLPLVKSFCEKSFKADESILVSLSFHLGKLCNGLYGIFTPEQHLRFLEFYKKLSTLGLQQENGHNDNQLQLQTLEQEKKYISVRKNCAYNFPAMIVFVDPKNFHLELYSIFFCLCHDPEVPVRYTMAISFYEVAKLLNPGVYAIHKELVTLLQDESLEVLDALVGHLPEILELMTNGGENNGSESKLLSIPDLIPALTTAEQRAAASLKWRTHEKLLQKYACLPHILSSDQIYYRFLHRMLTIILTNNVLPVQKAAARTLCVYLRYNRKQEQRHEVIQKLIEQLGQGKSYWNRLRFLDTCEFIMELFSKSFFCKYFFLPLLELTHDPVANVRMKLCYLLPKVKSTLKIPTDKHLLQQLELCVRKLLCQEKDKDVLTIVKKTLLELDRMEMSVDAFQKRFYENDLLDQEKERQEHLLLEMEQLEKEKQQNEGRSTSINDKMFEKKRRDSKTSSVLAKSVTLSVPGSSSGTSVGKEDKKSKLVRSQSFNTQALHPKYSNIDKCPNKSSATGYTSSLSGMGKSCMLSFSEKTENQTLRSSDRKRREPEAGGSNFLVRYSGNSSWDSLMPGMNKMHLAMLKPFIS, from the exons TTCTGGACAGGATATCCAAGGAACAAGTGTGGTGGCAAATCTTCCAGTCCTGATGCGACAGAATCCTGCAGAAACACTTCGTCGTGTTGTACCAAAGATCAGA GAAGTGCTGCATGTTGCAGGAGTAGAAATGCAGTTAAcagctgctgtttcatttttgaCTGTTCTGCAAGAGGAGTCGGTGTCCATTCATACGTACTCCCACTCCTTCCTACACATCATTCTACAGAACTTGGAACACAGAGACACAG GAGTCAGCAATGCATGGCTAGAAACTCTTCTTGCAGTAATAGAAGCTTTACCAAAAGAGACTGTCAGACATGAG aTCTTGAATCCACTTGTTTCCAAAGCACAGCTTTCTCAGACACTTCAGTCCCGCTTAGTTAGTTGTAAAATCATGGGAAAATTAGCTAACAAATTTGAAGCTCATAT TATTAAAAGAGAGATTCTTCCATTGGTAAAATCACTGTGCCAGGATGTGGAGTATGAAGTGAGAACTTGCATGTGTCGGCAACTGGAACATATAGCTCAAGGAATAGG GACAGAACTAACAAAAACTGTGGTGCTTCCTGAGTTAGTAGAACTGGCAAGAGATGAGGACAGTAGCGTACGCCTTGCAGCTTTTGAGACATTAGTGAATCTGCTAGATATGTTTGATGCAG atgaTAGGAGTCAAACTGTACTCCCTTTAGTGAAatcattctgtgaaaaatcCTTCAAGGCAGATGAATCTATCCTAGTTTCTTTATCTTTCCATTTAGGAAAACTGTGTAATGGATTATATG gcattTTTACTCCTGAACAGCACTTGCGTTTTCTGGAATTTTATAAGAAGCTTTCCACGCTAGGCTTACAGCAGGAGAATGGACACAATGATAATCAACTACAACTTCAAACTctggaacaggaaaagaagtataTTTCAGTGAGGAAGAACTGTGCTTATAATTTTCCA GCCATGATTGTTTTTGTGGATCCAAAGAACTTCCATTTAGAACTGTATTCTATATTCTTCTGCCTTTGTCATGACCCTGAAGTTCCTGTCAGATATACCATGGCCATAAGCTTCTATGAA GTTGCTAAGCTTTTAAATCCTGGTGTGTATGCAATACATAAAGAATTGGTTACACTGTTACAGGATGAGTCACTGGAG GTGTTAGATGCCCTGGTAGGTCACCTTCCTGAAATCCTTGAACTAATGACTAATGGAGGAGAAAACAATGGATCAGAAAGCAAG ttattgtCTATTCCTGACTTGATTCCTGCATTAACAACAGcagaacagagagcagcagcttctctaAAATGGAGAACTCATGAGAAGTTACTGCAGAAATATGCATGTCTCCCTCATATCTTATCAAGTGATCAGATTTATTACCGTTTTCTTCACAGAATGTTGACAATCATTCTGACAAAT aatGTCCTGCCAGTCCAAAAAGCAGCTGCTCGAACTCTTTGTGTTTATTTACGTTATAATCGCAAACAAGAACAGAGGCACGAGGTTATTCAGAAATTGATTGAAC aactgGGCCAAGGAAAAAGTTATTGGAACAGACTTCGTTTTTTAGATACTTGTGAATTCATCATGGAACTGTTTTCAAAATCATTCTTCTGCAAATACTTCTTTCTACCTCTGCTTGAACTTACACATGATCCAGTGGCAAATGTGAG AATGAAGCTGTGCTATTTGTTGCCGAAAGTTAAATCTACTCTGAAGATTCCCACTGATAAACATTTACTTCAACAGTTGGAATTATGTGTAAGAAAACTTTTGTGtcaagagaaagacaaagatgTCCTGACTATTGTAAAAAAA acACTGTTAGAATTGGACAGAATGGAGATGTCTGTAGATGCT tttcagaaaagattttacGAAAATGATTTATTGGatcaagaaaaagagagacaagaACATCTCCTTTTGGAAATG gaacaattagaaaaagagaagcagcaaaatgaaggAAGATCTACAAGTATCAATgataaaatgtttgaaaagaagc GTAGAGACAGTAAAACATCATCAGTGTTGGCAAAAAGTGTCACACTCAGTGTTCCTGGAAGCTCTTCTGGTACATCAGTAG GCAAAGAAGACAAGAAATCCAAGTTGGTTCGAAGCCAGTCTTTCAATACTCAAGCACTACATCCAAAATACAGCAACATAGACAAGTGTCCTAA taaaagCTCTGCTACAGGATATACATCTTCACTATCAGGAATGGGCAAGAGTTGTATGTTGTCCTTTAGTG aaaaaacagaaaatcaaactcTTAGATcttctgacagaaaaagaagggaacCAGAGGCTGGTGGAAGCAACTTTCTGGTGAGATACAGTGGGAACAGCAGCTGGGACTCTCTAATGCCTGGAATGAATAAAATGCATCTTGCAATGttaaaaccttttatttcttaa
- the PPP4R4 gene encoding serine/threonine-protein phosphatase 4 regulatory subunit 4 isoform X1 yields MRPVGSDMDFSQSNLFGYIEDLQELTIIERPVRRSLKTPEEIERLTVDEELSDIERAVYLLSSGQDIQGTSVVANLPVLMRQNPAETLRRVVPKIREVLHVAGVEMQLTAAVSFLTVLQEESVSIHTYSHSFLHIILQNLEHRDTGVSNAWLETLLAVIEALPKETVRHEILNPLVSKAQLSQTLQSRLVSCKIMGKLANKFEAHIIKREILPLVKSLCQDVEYEVRTCMCRQLEHIAQGIGTELTKTVVLPELVELARDEDSSVRLAAFETLVNLLDMFDADDRSQTVLPLVKSFCEKSFKADESILVSLSFHLGKLCNGLYGIFTPEQHLRFLEFYKKLSTLGLQQENGHNDNQLQLQTLEQEKKYISVRKNCAYNFPAMIVFVDPKNFHLELYSIFFCLCHDPEVPVRYTMAISFYEVAKLLNPGVYAIHKELVTLLQDESLEVLDALVGHLPEILELMTNGGENNGSESKLLSIPDLIPALTTAEQRAAASLKWRTHEKLLQKYACLPHILSSDQIYYRFLHRMLTIILTNNVLPVQKAAARTLCVYLRYNRKQEQRHEVIQKLIEQLGQGKSYWNRLRFLDTCEFIMELFSKSFFCKYFFLPLLELTHDPVANVRMKLCYLLPKVKSTLKIPTDKHLLQQLELCVRKLLCQEKDKDVLTIVKKTLLELDRMEMSVDAFQKRFYENDLLDQEKERQEHLLLEMEQLEKEKQQNEGRSTSINDKMFEKKRRDSKTSSVLAKSVTLSVPGSSSGTSVGKEDKKSKLVRSQSFNTQALHPKYSNIDKCPNKSSATGYTSSLSGMGKSCMLSFSDDSFRSHSTGNSGNTAFPSSSSRNLFNSVDQKNNGNKDSQSRKMSIQEVERKRLSFKSRCTVPK; encoded by the exons TTCTGGACAGGATATCCAAGGAACAAGTGTGGTGGCAAATCTTCCAGTCCTGATGCGACAGAATCCTGCAGAAACACTTCGTCGTGTTGTACCAAAGATCAGA GAAGTGCTGCATGTTGCAGGAGTAGAAATGCAGTTAAcagctgctgtttcatttttgaCTGTTCTGCAAGAGGAGTCGGTGTCCATTCATACGTACTCCCACTCCTTCCTACACATCATTCTACAGAACTTGGAACACAGAGACACAG GAGTCAGCAATGCATGGCTAGAAACTCTTCTTGCAGTAATAGAAGCTTTACCAAAAGAGACTGTCAGACATGAG aTCTTGAATCCACTTGTTTCCAAAGCACAGCTTTCTCAGACACTTCAGTCCCGCTTAGTTAGTTGTAAAATCATGGGAAAATTAGCTAACAAATTTGAAGCTCATAT TATTAAAAGAGAGATTCTTCCATTGGTAAAATCACTGTGCCAGGATGTGGAGTATGAAGTGAGAACTTGCATGTGTCGGCAACTGGAACATATAGCTCAAGGAATAGG GACAGAACTAACAAAAACTGTGGTGCTTCCTGAGTTAGTAGAACTGGCAAGAGATGAGGACAGTAGCGTACGCCTTGCAGCTTTTGAGACATTAGTGAATCTGCTAGATATGTTTGATGCAG atgaTAGGAGTCAAACTGTACTCCCTTTAGTGAAatcattctgtgaaaaatcCTTCAAGGCAGATGAATCTATCCTAGTTTCTTTATCTTTCCATTTAGGAAAACTGTGTAATGGATTATATG gcattTTTACTCCTGAACAGCACTTGCGTTTTCTGGAATTTTATAAGAAGCTTTCCACGCTAGGCTTACAGCAGGAGAATGGACACAATGATAATCAACTACAACTTCAAACTctggaacaggaaaagaagtataTTTCAGTGAGGAAGAACTGTGCTTATAATTTTCCA GCCATGATTGTTTTTGTGGATCCAAAGAACTTCCATTTAGAACTGTATTCTATATTCTTCTGCCTTTGTCATGACCCTGAAGTTCCTGTCAGATATACCATGGCCATAAGCTTCTATGAA GTTGCTAAGCTTTTAAATCCTGGTGTGTATGCAATACATAAAGAATTGGTTACACTGTTACAGGATGAGTCACTGGAG GTGTTAGATGCCCTGGTAGGTCACCTTCCTGAAATCCTTGAACTAATGACTAATGGAGGAGAAAACAATGGATCAGAAAGCAAG ttattgtCTATTCCTGACTTGATTCCTGCATTAACAACAGcagaacagagagcagcagcttctctaAAATGGAGAACTCATGAGAAGTTACTGCAGAAATATGCATGTCTCCCTCATATCTTATCAAGTGATCAGATTTATTACCGTTTTCTTCACAGAATGTTGACAATCATTCTGACAAAT aatGTCCTGCCAGTCCAAAAAGCAGCTGCTCGAACTCTTTGTGTTTATTTACGTTATAATCGCAAACAAGAACAGAGGCACGAGGTTATTCAGAAATTGATTGAAC aactgGGCCAAGGAAAAAGTTATTGGAACAGACTTCGTTTTTTAGATACTTGTGAATTCATCATGGAACTGTTTTCAAAATCATTCTTCTGCAAATACTTCTTTCTACCTCTGCTTGAACTTACACATGATCCAGTGGCAAATGTGAG AATGAAGCTGTGCTATTTGTTGCCGAAAGTTAAATCTACTCTGAAGATTCCCACTGATAAACATTTACTTCAACAGTTGGAATTATGTGTAAGAAAACTTTTGTGtcaagagaaagacaaagatgTCCTGACTATTGTAAAAAAA acACTGTTAGAATTGGACAGAATGGAGATGTCTGTAGATGCT tttcagaaaagattttacGAAAATGATTTATTGGatcaagaaaaagagagacaagaACATCTCCTTTTGGAAATG gaacaattagaaaaagagaagcagcaaaatgaaggAAGATCTACAAGTATCAATgataaaatgtttgaaaagaagc GTAGAGACAGTAAAACATCATCAGTGTTGGCAAAAAGTGTCACACTCAGTGTTCCTGGAAGCTCTTCTGGTACATCAGTAG GCAAAGAAGACAAGAAATCCAAGTTGGTTCGAAGCCAGTCTTTCAATACTCAAGCACTACATCCAAAATACAGCAACATAGACAAGTGTCCTAA taaaagCTCTGCTACAGGATATACATCTTCACTATCAGGAATGGGCAAGAGTTGTATGTTGTCCTTTAGTG ATGATTCATTCCGATCTCATTCTACTGGTAATAGTGGGAATACTGCCTTCCCTTCTAGTTCTTCTCGCAATTTATTTAACTCGGTTGACCAAAAGAACAATGGAAATAAGGACAGTCAGTCCCGAAAGATGAGCAT ACAGGAAGTGGAACGTAAGAGACTCAGCTTCAAGTCTCGTTGTACCGTTCCCAAGTGA
- the PPP4R4 gene encoding serine/threonine-protein phosphatase 4 regulatory subunit 4 isoform X7, which produces MIQQSSGQDIQGTSVVANLPVLMRQNPAETLRRVVPKIREVLHVAGVEMQLTAAVSFLTVLQEESVSIHTYSHSFLHIILQNLEHRDTGVSNAWLETLLAVIEALPKETVRHEILNPLVSKAQLSQTLQSRLVSCKIMGKLANKFEAHIIKREILPLVKSLCQDVEYEVRTCMCRQLEHIAQGIGTELTKTVVLPELVELARDEDSSVRLAAFETLVNLLDMFDADDRSQTVLPLVKSFCEKSFKADESILVSLSFHLGKLCNGLYGIFTPEQHLRFLEFYKKLSTLGLQQENGHNDNQLQLQTLEQEKKYISVRKNCAYNFPAMIVFVDPKNFHLELYSIFFCLCHDPEVPVRYTMAISFYEVAKLLNPGVYAIHKELVTLLQDESLEVLDALVGHLPEILELMTNGGENNGSESKLLSIPDLIPALTTAEQRAAASLKWRTHEKLLQKYACLPHILSSDQIYYRFLHRMLTIILTNNVLPVQKAAARTLCVYLRYNRKQEQRHEVIQKLIEQLGQGKSYWNRLRFLDTCEFIMELFSKSFFCKYFFLPLLELTHDPVANVRMKLCYLLPKVKSTLKIPTDKHLLQQLELCVRKLLCQEKDKDVLTIVKKTLLELDRMEMSVDAFQKRFYENDLLDQEKERQEHLLLEMEQLEKEKQQNEGRSTSINDKMFEKKRRDSKTSSVLAKSVTLSVPGSSSGTSVGKEDKKSKLVRSQSFNTQALHPKYSNIDKCPNKSSATGYTSSLSGMGKSCMLSFSDDSFRSHSTGNSGNTAFPSSSSRNLFNSVDQKNNGNKDSQSRKMSIQEVERKRLSFKSRCTVPK; this is translated from the exons TTCTGGACAGGATATCCAAGGAACAAGTGTGGTGGCAAATCTTCCAGTCCTGATGCGACAGAATCCTGCAGAAACACTTCGTCGTGTTGTACCAAAGATCAGA GAAGTGCTGCATGTTGCAGGAGTAGAAATGCAGTTAAcagctgctgtttcatttttgaCTGTTCTGCAAGAGGAGTCGGTGTCCATTCATACGTACTCCCACTCCTTCCTACACATCATTCTACAGAACTTGGAACACAGAGACACAG GAGTCAGCAATGCATGGCTAGAAACTCTTCTTGCAGTAATAGAAGCTTTACCAAAAGAGACTGTCAGACATGAG aTCTTGAATCCACTTGTTTCCAAAGCACAGCTTTCTCAGACACTTCAGTCCCGCTTAGTTAGTTGTAAAATCATGGGAAAATTAGCTAACAAATTTGAAGCTCATAT TATTAAAAGAGAGATTCTTCCATTGGTAAAATCACTGTGCCAGGATGTGGAGTATGAAGTGAGAACTTGCATGTGTCGGCAACTGGAACATATAGCTCAAGGAATAGG GACAGAACTAACAAAAACTGTGGTGCTTCCTGAGTTAGTAGAACTGGCAAGAGATGAGGACAGTAGCGTACGCCTTGCAGCTTTTGAGACATTAGTGAATCTGCTAGATATGTTTGATGCAG atgaTAGGAGTCAAACTGTACTCCCTTTAGTGAAatcattctgtgaaaaatcCTTCAAGGCAGATGAATCTATCCTAGTTTCTTTATCTTTCCATTTAGGAAAACTGTGTAATGGATTATATG gcattTTTACTCCTGAACAGCACTTGCGTTTTCTGGAATTTTATAAGAAGCTTTCCACGCTAGGCTTACAGCAGGAGAATGGACACAATGATAATCAACTACAACTTCAAACTctggaacaggaaaagaagtataTTTCAGTGAGGAAGAACTGTGCTTATAATTTTCCA GCCATGATTGTTTTTGTGGATCCAAAGAACTTCCATTTAGAACTGTATTCTATATTCTTCTGCCTTTGTCATGACCCTGAAGTTCCTGTCAGATATACCATGGCCATAAGCTTCTATGAA GTTGCTAAGCTTTTAAATCCTGGTGTGTATGCAATACATAAAGAATTGGTTACACTGTTACAGGATGAGTCACTGGAG GTGTTAGATGCCCTGGTAGGTCACCTTCCTGAAATCCTTGAACTAATGACTAATGGAGGAGAAAACAATGGATCAGAAAGCAAG ttattgtCTATTCCTGACTTGATTCCTGCATTAACAACAGcagaacagagagcagcagcttctctaAAATGGAGAACTCATGAGAAGTTACTGCAGAAATATGCATGTCTCCCTCATATCTTATCAAGTGATCAGATTTATTACCGTTTTCTTCACAGAATGTTGACAATCATTCTGACAAAT aatGTCCTGCCAGTCCAAAAAGCAGCTGCTCGAACTCTTTGTGTTTATTTACGTTATAATCGCAAACAAGAACAGAGGCACGAGGTTATTCAGAAATTGATTGAAC aactgGGCCAAGGAAAAAGTTATTGGAACAGACTTCGTTTTTTAGATACTTGTGAATTCATCATGGAACTGTTTTCAAAATCATTCTTCTGCAAATACTTCTTTCTACCTCTGCTTGAACTTACACATGATCCAGTGGCAAATGTGAG AATGAAGCTGTGCTATTTGTTGCCGAAAGTTAAATCTACTCTGAAGATTCCCACTGATAAACATTTACTTCAACAGTTGGAATTATGTGTAAGAAAACTTTTGTGtcaagagaaagacaaagatgTCCTGACTATTGTAAAAAAA acACTGTTAGAATTGGACAGAATGGAGATGTCTGTAGATGCT tttcagaaaagattttacGAAAATGATTTATTGGatcaagaaaaagagagacaagaACATCTCCTTTTGGAAATG gaacaattagaaaaagagaagcagcaaaatgaaggAAGATCTACAAGTATCAATgataaaatgtttgaaaagaagc GTAGAGACAGTAAAACATCATCAGTGTTGGCAAAAAGTGTCACACTCAGTGTTCCTGGAAGCTCTTCTGGTACATCAGTAG GCAAAGAAGACAAGAAATCCAAGTTGGTTCGAAGCCAGTCTTTCAATACTCAAGCACTACATCCAAAATACAGCAACATAGACAAGTGTCCTAA taaaagCTCTGCTACAGGATATACATCTTCACTATCAGGAATGGGCAAGAGTTGTATGTTGTCCTTTAGTG ATGATTCATTCCGATCTCATTCTACTGGTAATAGTGGGAATACTGCCTTCCCTTCTAGTTCTTCTCGCAATTTATTTAACTCGGTTGACCAAAAGAACAATGGAAATAAGGACAGTCAGTCCCGAAAGATGAGCAT ACAGGAAGTGGAACGTAAGAGACTCAGCTTCAAGTCTCGTTGTACCGTTCCCAAGTGA
- the PPP4R4 gene encoding serine/threonine-protein phosphatase 4 regulatory subunit 4 isoform X6: protein MRPVGSDMDFSQSNLFGYIEDLQELTIIERPVRRSLKTPEEIERLTVDEELSDIERAVYLLSSGQDIQGTSVVANLPVLMRQNPAETLRRVVPKIRVRVSNAWLETLLAVIEALPKETVRHEILNPLVSKAQLSQTLQSRLVSCKIMGKLANKFEAHIIKREILPLVKSLCQDVEYEVRTCMCRQLEHIAQGIGTELTKTVVLPELVELARDEDSSVRLAAFETLVNLLDMFDADDRSQTVLPLVKSFCEKSFKADESILVSLSFHLGKLCNGLYGIFTPEQHLRFLEFYKKLSTLGLQQENGHNDNQLQLQTLEQEKKYISVRKNCAYNFPAMIVFVDPKNFHLELYSIFFCLCHDPEVPVRYTMAISFYEVAKLLNPGVYAIHKELVTLLQDESLEVLDALVGHLPEILELMTNGGENNGSESKLLSIPDLIPALTTAEQRAAASLKWRTHEKLLQKYACLPHILSSDQIYYRFLHRMLTIILTNNVLPVQKAAARTLCVYLRYNRKQEQRHEVIQKLIEQLGQGKSYWNRLRFLDTCEFIMELFSKSFFCKYFFLPLLELTHDPVANVRMKLCYLLPKVKSTLKIPTDKHLLQQLELCVRKLLCQEKDKDVLTIVKKTLLELDRMEMSVDAFQKRFYENDLLDQEKERQEHLLLEMEQLEKEKQQNEGRSTSINDKMFEKKRRDSKTSSVLAKSVTLSVPGSSSGTSVGKEDKKSKLVRSQSFNTQALHPKYSNIDKCPNKSSATGYTSSLSGMGKSCMLSFSDDSFRSHSTGNSGNTAFPSSSSRNLFNSVDQKNNGNKDSQSRKMSIQEVERKRLSFKSRCTVPK, encoded by the exons TTCTGGACAGGATATCCAAGGAACAAGTGTGGTGGCAAATCTTCCAGTCCTGATGCGACAGAATCCTGCAGAAACACTTCGTCGTGTTGTACCAAAGATCAGAGTAA GAGTCAGCAATGCATGGCTAGAAACTCTTCTTGCAGTAATAGAAGCTTTACCAAAAGAGACTGTCAGACATGAG aTCTTGAATCCACTTGTTTCCAAAGCACAGCTTTCTCAGACACTTCAGTCCCGCTTAGTTAGTTGTAAAATCATGGGAAAATTAGCTAACAAATTTGAAGCTCATAT TATTAAAAGAGAGATTCTTCCATTGGTAAAATCACTGTGCCAGGATGTGGAGTATGAAGTGAGAACTTGCATGTGTCGGCAACTGGAACATATAGCTCAAGGAATAGG GACAGAACTAACAAAAACTGTGGTGCTTCCTGAGTTAGTAGAACTGGCAAGAGATGAGGACAGTAGCGTACGCCTTGCAGCTTTTGAGACATTAGTGAATCTGCTAGATATGTTTGATGCAG atgaTAGGAGTCAAACTGTACTCCCTTTAGTGAAatcattctgtgaaaaatcCTTCAAGGCAGATGAATCTATCCTAGTTTCTTTATCTTTCCATTTAGGAAAACTGTGTAATGGATTATATG gcattTTTACTCCTGAACAGCACTTGCGTTTTCTGGAATTTTATAAGAAGCTTTCCACGCTAGGCTTACAGCAGGAGAATGGACACAATGATAATCAACTACAACTTCAAACTctggaacaggaaaagaagtataTTTCAGTGAGGAAGAACTGTGCTTATAATTTTCCA GCCATGATTGTTTTTGTGGATCCAAAGAACTTCCATTTAGAACTGTATTCTATATTCTTCTGCCTTTGTCATGACCCTGAAGTTCCTGTCAGATATACCATGGCCATAAGCTTCTATGAA GTTGCTAAGCTTTTAAATCCTGGTGTGTATGCAATACATAAAGAATTGGTTACACTGTTACAGGATGAGTCACTGGAG GTGTTAGATGCCCTGGTAGGTCACCTTCCTGAAATCCTTGAACTAATGACTAATGGAGGAGAAAACAATGGATCAGAAAGCAAG ttattgtCTATTCCTGACTTGATTCCTGCATTAACAACAGcagaacagagagcagcagcttctctaAAATGGAGAACTCATGAGAAGTTACTGCAGAAATATGCATGTCTCCCTCATATCTTATCAAGTGATCAGATTTATTACCGTTTTCTTCACAGAATGTTGACAATCATTCTGACAAAT aatGTCCTGCCAGTCCAAAAAGCAGCTGCTCGAACTCTTTGTGTTTATTTACGTTATAATCGCAAACAAGAACAGAGGCACGAGGTTATTCAGAAATTGATTGAAC aactgGGCCAAGGAAAAAGTTATTGGAACAGACTTCGTTTTTTAGATACTTGTGAATTCATCATGGAACTGTTTTCAAAATCATTCTTCTGCAAATACTTCTTTCTACCTCTGCTTGAACTTACACATGATCCAGTGGCAAATGTGAG AATGAAGCTGTGCTATTTGTTGCCGAAAGTTAAATCTACTCTGAAGATTCCCACTGATAAACATTTACTTCAACAGTTGGAATTATGTGTAAGAAAACTTTTGTGtcaagagaaagacaaagatgTCCTGACTATTGTAAAAAAA acACTGTTAGAATTGGACAGAATGGAGATGTCTGTAGATGCT tttcagaaaagattttacGAAAATGATTTATTGGatcaagaaaaagagagacaagaACATCTCCTTTTGGAAATG gaacaattagaaaaagagaagcagcaaaatgaaggAAGATCTACAAGTATCAATgataaaatgtttgaaaagaagc GTAGAGACAGTAAAACATCATCAGTGTTGGCAAAAAGTGTCACACTCAGTGTTCCTGGAAGCTCTTCTGGTACATCAGTAG GCAAAGAAGACAAGAAATCCAAGTTGGTTCGAAGCCAGTCTTTCAATACTCAAGCACTACATCCAAAATACAGCAACATAGACAAGTGTCCTAA taaaagCTCTGCTACAGGATATACATCTTCACTATCAGGAATGGGCAAGAGTTGTATGTTGTCCTTTAGTG ATGATTCATTCCGATCTCATTCTACTGGTAATAGTGGGAATACTGCCTTCCCTTCTAGTTCTTCTCGCAATTTATTTAACTCGGTTGACCAAAAGAACAATGGAAATAAGGACAGTCAGTCCCGAAAGATGAGCAT ACAGGAAGTGGAACGTAAGAGACTCAGCTTCAAGTCTCGTTGTACCGTTCCCAAGTGA